The proteins below come from a single Necator americanus strain Aroian chromosome V, whole genome shotgun sequence genomic window:
- a CDS encoding hypothetical protein (NECATOR_CHRV.G20319.T1) codes for MMNDLNSKVGRRIRAAWGAFKSIEDVVKRTKNTRLRAPPFNTTVLPALTYASEASAFCEQEENAISVTERVIERVMLRVTRNERRDSNFTSTSPVEDQRRCRICQRNQS; via the coding sequence atgatgaacgacctgaacTCCAAGGTGGGCAGAAGGATACGAGCAgcttggggagcattcaagagcatcgaggatgtagtgaagaggaccaaGAACACCCGACTCCGTGCTCCCcccttcaacaccaccgttcttcctgctttgacctacgcttcagaagCGTCGGCGTTTTGcgagcaggaggaaaatgcgatcagcgtcacAGAACGCGtaattgaaagggtgatgctaaGAGTAACCCGAAAtgaaagaagggattcgaacTTCACGTCTACGTCAccggtcgaagatcagagacgctgccgtATATGCCAAAGAAACCAAAGTTAG
- a CDS encoding hypothetical protein (NECATOR_CHRV.G20320.T2), with protein MSNLCDPILYKLSFSNLTPEHSSPSHHIKECGITVGKTCDASKTVKEEVTTWWKDGAAKEETKVKVAENDKFSQMAYFETSAVACSYYPCSSTELSLVCLYNKDAADQAVTDLYTENPDQCQCQNCKSYLCPSEFTPGEKFLINFRRRLVATGWAGDPKSKYAKPAKGMMELKYEETLEENAKNYLDANANTCPITPESADSIGENFWKSNNFTLSQEEAVDKAVEEWFSYLTDIGLGDDLEYANLREDSGKMFGNVIHDETTKIGCYVKACAKEGVIVVDCRYDPKADGNIFETGKTCSSCGNAKCSPLGGLCA; from the exons ATGTCAAATCTATGCGATCCTATTCTCTACAAGCTAAGCTTCAGTAATTTGACTCCTGAACATTCTTCACCATCACACCATATCAAAGAATGCGG GATCACTGTCGGGAAAACATGTGACGCAAGTAAAACAGTGAAGGAAGAAGTAACGACGTGGTGGAAGGACGGTGCAGCTAAGGAGGAAACAAAGGTTAAGGTTGCTGAAAATGATAAGTTCTCTCAG ATGGCTTACTTTGAAACTAGTGCAGTGGCGTGCTCATACTACCCATGCTCTTCTACGGAGCTAAGTTTGGTTTGCCTCTACAACAAAGA tgcaGCGGATCAAGCCGTCACAGATCTTTACACGGAAAACCCAGACCAATGCCAATGTCAAAATTGCAAATCGTACCTCTGTCCGTCGGAGTTCACTCCTGGTGAGAaatttttaatcaattttagGAG AAGGTTGGTGGCCACAGGATGGGCTGGGGACCCGAAGAGTAAATATGCGAAGCCGGCGAAAGGAATGATGGAACTG AAATACGAGGAAACGTTAgaagaaaacgcaaaaaattACTTGGATGCAAATGCGAACACATGTCCCATAACTCCAGAAAGTGCAGACAGTATTGGAGAGAACTTCTGGAAAAGCAATAATTTCACATTGTCTCAGGAAGAGGCTGTCGATAAG GCTGTCGAGGAATGGTTTAGTTACCTGACAGATATTGGTCTCGGAGATGACCTTGAATATGCAAACCTTAGAGAGGACTCGGGAAAGATGTTCGGAAAT GTAATCCATGACGAGACAACGAAAATTGGTTGTTATGTGAAAGCTTGCGCGAAGGAGGGAGTAATTGTTGTCGATTGTCGCTATGATCC gaagGCTGACGGAAATATCTTCGAAACTGGAAAGACGTGCAGCTCGTGCGGCAACGCCAAATGCTCGCCTCTTGGTGGACTTTGTGCCTGA